GCCGAATATTATCGAGAACTGGTGTTCCATCGATCCCGCGGGATGTGCGGAAGAGATGAGGCGGTGCGAATCCCAGTCGGCGACAAATCCGCCGCAGTCGACCACACCTCCTTCGGCGCCATCTTTCGAATGTGCCGCCTGTATTATCTCGAACAGGCCCGACATCCTTCCCTTTTACCAGTCGAACGGGTGGAATATCGATCAGTCGAACTGGGTGAACATTATATTGGACTGGTACAGGATCGCGCCCGAAGGATTTCTCGGGGAAGCCCAACGGTGCGGCAGTGTGTGCGGGTATGCCCACACGATTACCGCCGACGCGAATCTGGCACTGCAGGCGGTTTCATGTGCGGCTGATTCCGCTTACGATTCGAACTATGACGGCAACAAGGCGAGGGACGCGAATGCGGCCACAAAATGGTGTTCGACGGCCTCGACATCCGGCCACTGGCTCAAGTACAATCTCGGCGGAATCAAGGAGGTTCACAAGATCGTCGTAAGACACGCGGGCTCGAACGGGGAAATGCAGGCGATGAACACGCAAACATTTCAGTTGAGGTTCGGCAGAAACGACAATAACTGGGAAGTGTCGTTCGACGTCAATAATTCGAACCAGTCGCACGTCACCGAGTACAATGTCGGTTCGATAAACGCGCAGTACGTGATGCTGTATATCACCGACTGCGGCATCGACAACTACGCACGCATCTACGAGTTCGAGGTGTGGGGAACGGATACGACCGTACAGACAGTATCGAATCTCGCCCTCTCCGCTTCATCCTGTACCGCCGACACGGCCTACGATTCCAATTACGGCGGACACAAGGCGAAGGACGGAAATACGGCGACAAAATGGTGTTCGACGAATGGAAGCGCGTCGCACTGGCTCAAGTACGACCTCGGCGGATTAAAAGAAATCAACAGGCTCGTGGTCAGGCACGCCGGTTCCAATGGTGAAATGCAGGTGATGAATACGGAGGCCTTCGAGCTGCGGTTCGGACGCAGCGACAACAACTGGGAAACAACCTGCACCGTTTCCAACACCGGGCGGGAGAACATAACGGATTTCAATGTCGGCTCGGTCATTGCCCGGTACGTGATGCTGTACATCACCGACTGCGGCATCGACAACTACGCGCGCATCTACGAGTTCGAGGTATGGGGAACGGCGGCATCCTCGAATTCGACGCCGTCACCGACATTGAGTTCGACGGCGACACCGGTGTCGACCGCCGTCTCGACTCCCGACCCGACAGCCACGCCGGCCCCGACGACGGTGCTTCCCCCCGCGCCCGCCAGTCTTAAGGGGGCCTATTGGCTTCAGTACGACGGCGGTTACGAATCTTATCCTGCGAATGTTCCTCCCGTCGCGTGGAATCTCGATTATTGCGGTATGGTGCCGGATAATGCCGCGGGTTACCGGACCTACTATCTCCCCCGCAACATCAAAACGCTCGCGCGGCTGACACTCGACCTGACACCGGACGAGAAACAAAGCCTCGAGAACCTTTCGAATCCCGCGCCGCAGCTCGCGCAACGTCTGGCGCACTGGAACAGCCAGGTGGATCAGGTATGCGGAGCCCTTGGCGGGGATTTCGACAATCTCATCTACGGATTCATTTTCGGAAACGAGGAAAATCTGGGGGGTGAGAGTAACATAAGCGGCGTCGCTTACGCCCGCGCTTACAATGCTTTCAGGGCCCAGTGGAACGGCCGGGGCAAGCCGCTTTTAGCATCCGGGCCGGGAGGATGCGGCGTCGGTGGACAATGTACGGATTTCTACAACGGGATGCTGTCCGTAATAGGTTCCGTCGACGGTTTTGCAATCCATGCGTACGGATATGAATCCTTTAAAAATTATTCCGATATGGGCGGGTTTATCGATCAGATCAACGCCATCAACAGGGCGAAGGGCAGGCCGCCCGTTTTTATCACCGAATACAATATACCGCTGCAAATGACGCAGCCCCAGAACGCCTTACAGTGGGGAAAATACTTCAATGACCGGTATAACGATGTGCTTTCCTTCAATGCATCAAACGGTAACCAGATAAAGGCATTGCTCTATTTTGTCGATGCCCAGGATCACTGGAGTTCCCGGCGATACGGCAGCAACAGGGAGATCGTGGCCCAGGCATGGTGGGATTATTCGCTGAAAAAGGGTTCAGTGACCGGTGACGGACGGCGGGAAGCGTGGAAAAACGCGCCGTTTGCACCACAGTAAAAAACGGATGACGAACAGTAAGGGCCGGCGGCAGACGGAAGCCGCCGGCTTTTTTATTGATATTATTGCGTATTTGGTATACACATAGTGGTATGGTGAAACATGAAAAGGCTGTATTTATTCCCCTGAACGATTCTCTTGGACCGGGAAAGTCATGGTAAGCATCGATTATATTGATCCCGCCAAAGATCCGAAGTGGGACGATTTTGTCCTTAATCACAGATTGGGAAAATTATGCCATCTTTCCGTATGGCAAAAACTGCTGCTCACCCAATTCCGCCATTGTGAAGGAAGATATATCGTCCTCCGCGACGGAGAGAGCATCGTCGCAGGATTGCCGGTGTATATCGTGAGAAGCCCGCTTTTGGGAACGCGGCTTGTCCACGTCCCGTTCAGCACCTTGTGCGATCCATTGGTTTCGTCTGAAGAGCAGCTGCATCGGCTGCTCGAAGAAGTCCTGCGCTTGTTCAAAAGGATTAAACCGAAATCACTTGAAATCAGAACGCTGGATTCATATGTATTTTTCAAAAATCAGCCTTTCACAGAGAATGATTTTTATTATTTTCATTACCTTCCGCTGGACAGGCCTGTTGATGAAATATGGAAAGACGATATCCATTACAATATGCGAAGATATATCAATAAAGCGAAAACATACGGTTTGCGGTTCGGCGTGATCGGTGAGGAAAAAGATATCGGGAAATTTTACCGTCTTTACCTGAAAACCAAAAAAAAATTGGGGCTTCCTCCTTTGCCTCTCGAATTCATAAAAGCATTATGGAAAAAATTATACGGAAAAAATATGATTGATATATACCTTGCATATGATCAAAAGAAACCTGTCGCGGGTATGCTTGTCTTTAAATACAAGGAGAGTGTATCGATGGAAATAGCATGTTCGGATCCCGAGTCGCTCGGCATGTATCCCAATTATTTTATATATTGGGAAGCGATAATGAAAGCCCACGGGGAGGGTTATTCCGTATTCGATTTCGGAAGAACATCCCCTTTGAATAAAGGCCTTGTGACATTCAAAAAGCGTTTCGGAGGGAAGGAGAGAAATTTCCATTATTTCTATATATTCCCCAATGCGATCGAAATAAAAGAGAAAGACGAAACAAAAAGCTATCGGTTAATCAGTTCGATGTTAAAATTGCTTCCACTCCCCATGGTAAAGTATTTCGGCAGGTTCTATTACGGACATTCGAGTTAACATCATCGCCCTTCAATCGATCCAGTGATCGTGAATTGTCTAGTTGGCTATTCTGTAAATGATTTTATTCATAATTGAATGGAAGAGTATCGAGACGATATTGAAGATGAATCGATATATCCGGTTGTATATATAGACGGAACCATCCTGTAAATACAGTATCTCGACACCGAATCCGAGTTTGAAATGGGACCAGTTTTTATGCGATTCCGACGACGTGGTTCCCTCCTTATTCGAAGCGGATATCTTGTCGAGTTGTATAATCATAAAATCGATATACCGGTACCCGTTTCTTTTTGACCATTTAATTATTTCCCAATAAATCACGTCGTTCGGCCGCAAATTGTTGCACTTGCCGGACCACCCGAATTTCCA
The window above is part of the Spirochaetales bacterium genome. Proteins encoded here:
- a CDS encoding discoidin domain-containing protein, producing the protein PNIIENWCSIDPAGCAEEMRRCESQSATNPPQSTTPPSAPSFECAACIISNRPDILPFYQSNGWNIDQSNWVNIILDWYRIAPEGFLGEAQRCGSVCGYAHTITADANLALQAVSCAADSAYDSNYDGNKARDANAATKWCSTASTSGHWLKYNLGGIKEVHKIVVRHAGSNGEMQAMNTQTFQLRFGRNDNNWEVSFDVNNSNQSHVTEYNVGSINAQYVMLYITDCGIDNYARIYEFEVWGTDTTVQTVSNLALSASSCTADTAYDSNYGGHKAKDGNTATKWCSTNGSASHWLKYDLGGLKEINRLVVRHAGSNGEMQVMNTEAFELRFGRSDNNWETTCTVSNTGRENITDFNVGSVIARYVMLYITDCGIDNYARIYEFEVWGTAASSNSTPSPTLSSTATPVSTAVSTPDPTATPAPTTVLPPAPASLKGAYWLQYDGGYESYPANVPPVAWNLDYCGMVPDNAAGYRTYYLPRNIKTLARLTLDLTPDEKQSLENLSNPAPQLAQRLAHWNSQVDQVCGALGGDFDNLIYGFIFGNEENLGGESNISGVAYARAYNAFRAQWNGRGKPLLASGPGGCGVGGQCTDFYNGMLSVIGSVDGFAIHAYGYESFKNYSDMGGFIDQINAINRAKGRPPVFITEYNIPLQMTQPQNALQWGKYFNDRYNDVLSFNASNGNQIKALLYFVDAQDHWSSRRYGSNREIVAQAWWDYSLKKGSVTGDGRREAWKNAPFAPQ
- a CDS encoding GNAT family N-acetyltransferase, with translation MVSIDYIDPAKDPKWDDFVLNHRLGKLCHLSVWQKLLLTQFRHCEGRYIVLRDGESIVAGLPVYIVRSPLLGTRLVHVPFSTLCDPLVSSEEQLHRLLEEVLRLFKRIKPKSLEIRTLDSYVFFKNQPFTENDFYYFHYLPLDRPVDEIWKDDIHYNMRRYINKAKTYGLRFGVIGEEKDIGKFYRLYLKTKKKLGLPPLPLEFIKALWKKLYGKNMIDIYLAYDQKKPVAGMLVFKYKESVSMEIACSDPESLGMYPNYFIYWEAIMKAHGEGYSVFDFGRTSPLNKGLVTFKKRFGGKERNFHYFYIFPNAIEIKEKDETKSYRLISSMLKLLPLPMVKYFGRFYYGHSS